A region of the Denitrificimonas caeni genome:
AACGGCTCAAGTCTTGGTTAATGTGACCCGCTTGAATAATGTCAGAGTACTTAAGCTCAGGTGAATCTAGACCAAAGCTGTTGTACGGAATATAAATTTCTTTTTTACCGTGCAACTGCCAATCGTAACGGTCAGGAGCACCGTTAAACATATCGAGGTTATCTGAGGTACGTAAACCATCAGCTGCTGTACCTGGACCGTCATAAGATACTTGTGGTGCACGGCGGACACGACGCTGACCAGCGTTATACAACCACGCCATACGCGGCTCTTTAATTTGGTCAAGTGTTTCGTGAACCAGCAGCACGTTACCTGCTAAGCGCGATGGTGCTGTTACTTTTTGTTTAAAGTAAAAGAGAACGTTGCTCGGCTTGCTTGCATCGTAATCTTTGAGCTTAGTTGGAAACACAAACTCATCATCAAAGTAAACCAGCGAGTAAGAACCATTGGTCTGTGGTGTTGCTTGCGTCACAACACGCTTAACACTACCACCACGGTAACGCGTAATATGATTCCAAATCACTTCCAAACCGTTTTGTGGAATTGGGAAGGCATTGGCCACTCTAAAGTTTTCTAAGCCGTTACCACCTTGCACCATTTTGGTCTTAAGTGCGTTTTCTTTAGCTGCCTCAATCACTTCATCCGGCATAGTTGCTGAGCGATGAGTTTTATAAATAGGCATACGGTAAGTATCAGGGTAGCGTTTCATCAACGCTTGCTGACCTGGCGTCAGGTTTTCTTTGTACTGATCCATATTTTGCGCAGTGATGGTAAACAAAGGTTTTTCATCTGCGTAAGGATTGCCTAGAAAACCGCGGGCATCAATTTGCGCGGCATCCACAGCCAAACCACCGGTCCACTCAGGAATCGTACCTGCCGCA
Encoded here:
- a CDS encoding DUF1329 domain-containing protein, which gives rise to MKTNKTLMQTGAVFALSLFAGSVMAAVSADQAAQLGTTLTPFGAEKAGNAAGTIPEWTGGLAVDAAQIDARGFLGNPYADEKPLFTITAQNMDQYKENLTPGQQALMKRYPDTYRMPIYKTHRSATMPDEVIEAAKENALKTKMVQGGNGLENFRVANAFPIPQNGLEVIWNHITRYRGGSVKRVVTQATPQTNGSYSLVYFDDEFVFPTKLKDYDASKPSNVLFYFKQKVTAPSRLAGNVLLVHETLDQIKEPRMAWLYNAGQRRVRRAPQVSYDGPGTAADGLRTSDNLDMFNGAPDRYDWQLHGKKEIYIPYNSFGLDSPELKYSDIIQAGHINQDLSRYELHRVWHVTATLKDGERHIYAKRDFYIDEDTWQAAEIDHYDGRGNLWRVAEAHAVYYYNKLVPWYTIETLYDLQSGRYLALGMKNEEKQAYEFGFEATTGDFTPAALRQSGVR